In one Scomber japonicus isolate fScoJap1 chromosome 6, fScoJap1.pri, whole genome shotgun sequence genomic region, the following are encoded:
- the LOC128360180 gene encoding extracellular calcium-sensing receptor-like, with product MIFAIEEINNSDFLLPNVSIGYRIYDNCGSTLSSMRAVMALMNGGEETVRKRCSGQSAVHAIIGESESSSTIVLSRTTGPFNIPVISHSATCECLSSRKEHPSFFRTIASDLYQSQALAQLVKHFGWTWVGAVNSDSDYGNSGMAIFLAAAQEEGVCVEYTEKFHRAEPEKLMKVVEVIRKSSARVIVGFLAHVEMNNLLEQLSLHNITGRQFIGVEAWITADSLVTPTSFSVLGGSLGFAVQKANISGLDDFLIKHFWEKVFKCKEANRGNVTYTAACKENQDLIKFKDYVDDVQELRYSTNIYKAIYAVAHSLHSIFKCSDSQGCDKNVKVTPLQVVMSLKQVNFTIKNGDQVWFDSTGAAVARYEVVNWQRGSDSSVQFKPVGYYDASLPSGQKFVLKTEEIMWPGGNTELPVSVCTDSCLPGTHKVLQKGKPVCCYDCKTCAEGEISNTTDSNDCTKCPEEYWSNQNRDSCVQKNVEFLSFTEIMGKILVFFTLLGVVLTLLVALIFFINQDTPLVKANNSELSFLLLFSLTLCFLCSLTFIGQPTVWSCMLRHTAFGITFVLCISCILGKTIVVLMAFKATLPGSNVMKWFGPAQQRLSVLAFTLIQVLICILWLTINPPFPFKNMSHYKEKIILECALGSPIGFWAVLGYIGLLAMLCFVLAFLARKLPDNFNEAKFITLSMLIFCAVWITFIPAYVSSPGKFTVAVEIFAILSSSYGILFCIFVPKCFVIVLKPELNTKQYLMRKT from the exons ATGATCTTTGCTATTGAAGAGATCAACAACAGTGATTTTCTTCTTCCAAATGTTTCTATCGGATATCGTATTTATGACAACTGTGGCTCAACATTATCCTCAATGCGTGCAGTAATGGCACTGATGAATGGTGGTGAGGAGACTGTGAGAAAGAGATGCTCTGGTCAATCAGCTGTTCATGCCATTATCGGGGAGTCTGAATCCTCTTCAACTATTGTCCTGTCACGCACTACTGGACCATTCAACATACCAGTG atTAGTCATTCAGCAACATGTGAGTGTTTGAGTAGCAGAAAGGAGCATCCATCTTTCTTTCGAACCATTGCTAGTGACCTTTACCAAAGTCAAGCTCTTGCCCAGCTGGTGAAGCACTTTGGCTGGACCTGGGTGGGGGCAGTCAACAGTGACAGTGACTATGGCAACAGTGGTATGGCTATTTTTCTTGCTGCAGCCCAGGaggaaggagtgtgtgtggagTATACAGAGAAATTCCACAGAGCAGAGCCTGAAAAACTGATGAAAGTGGTAGAAGTGATCCGTAAGAGCTCAGCCCGGGTCATTGTTGGTTTTCTGGCCCATGTGGAGATGAACAATCTTCTAGAGCAGCTGAGTCTGCACAACATCACAGGCCGGCAGTTCATTGGTGTGGAGGCCTGGATCACTGCTGACAGCCTTGTGACTCCCACTAGCTTTAGTGTGCTTGGAGGTTCTCTGGGATTTGCTGTGCAAAAGGCCAATATCAGCGGCCTTGATGattttttaatcaaacatttctGGGAGAAAGTGTTTAAGTGCAAGGAGGCAAACAGGGGCAATGTGACATACACAGCAGCTTGCAAAGAAAATCAGGATCTAATTAAATTTAAAGATTATGTTGATGATGTACAAGAGCTGAGGTACTCCACTAACATATACAAAGCCATCTATGCTGTGGCCCATTCTCTGCACAGCATCTTTAAGTGTTCAGATAGCCAGGGGTGtgacaaaaatgtcaaagttaCACCCTTGCAG GTAGTAATGTCTCTAAAGCAGGTCAATTTTACCATTAAGAATGGAGATCAAGTGTGGTTTGACAGCACTGGAGCAGCGGTGGCCCGGTATGAGGTAGTGAATTGGCAGCGTGGATCAGACAGCTCAGTTCAGTTTAAACCTGTCGGATACTATGATGCCTCTCTACCTTCTGGACAGAAGTTTGTCCTCAAGACTGAAGAGATAATGTGGcctggaggaaacacagag TTACCTGTATCAGTGTGCACGGACAGCTGTCTTCCAGGAACTCATAAAGTTCTACAGAAAGGAAAGCCTGTCTGCTGCTACGACTGTAAAACATGTGCAGAGGGAGAAATCAGCAACACCACAG ATTCTAATGACTGCACAAAATGTCCGGAAGAGTATTGGTCCAATCAAAACAGAGATTCATGTGTACAAAAAAATGTTgagtttctttcctttactgAGATTATGGGAAAAATACTTGTGTTTTTCACTTTGTTAGGGGTAGTTCTTACTTTACTTGTGGCCCTTATATTCTTTATCAATCAGGACACTCCCTTAGTGAAAGCCAACAATTCTGAGCTGAGCTTCCTGCTGCTCTTCTCCTTGactctgtgtttcctgtgttcTCTAACCTTCATAGGCCAGCCTACTGTGTGGTCCTGCATGCTGCGTCACACAGCATTCGGGATCACCTTTGTGCTCTGTATTTCATGTATTCTTGGGAAAACTATAGTAGTGTTAATGGCCTTTAAAGCTACACTCCCTGGCAGTAATGTGATGAAATGGTTTGGGCCAGCACAACAGAGACTCAGTGTTCTGGCTTTCACTCTTATACAGGTTTTGATTTGCATACTTTGGTTAACAATCaatcctccctttccttttaaaaacatgagTCACTATAAGGAAAAGATTATTCTAGAATGTGCCTTGGGATCACCCATAGGTTTCTGGGCTGTGTTAGGCTACATAGGACTCTTAGCTatgttatgttttgtgcttGCTTTTTTGGCTCGGAAGTTGCCAGATAATTTTAATGAAGCTAAATTTATCACCCTCAGCATGCTGATATTTTGTGCAGTCTGGATCACCTTTATCCCAGCTTATGTCAGCTCTCCTGGGAAGTTCACTGTAGCTGTGGAGATATTTGCTATTCTGTCATCCAGTTATGGGAtacttttctgtatttttgtaccaaaatgttttgttattgtACTCAAACCCGAACTGAACACAAAGCAATATCTGATGAGGAAAACATGA